A genomic window from Sulfurimonas sp. hsl 1-7 includes:
- a CDS encoding acetyl-CoA carboxylase biotin carboxylase subunit: MKKISKILIANRGEIALRIIRACRELEIKSVVIFSEADANGLWVARADEAYPIVGNPIDAYLKYEKILDIAKKSKCDAIHPGYGFLSESAEFAQACEDKGFIFIGPKPHHIQLFGDKMASKVAMKDVGVPVVEGTSTPVINYNDGKRIAQEIGYPVIIKAAFGGGGRGMRIVHFANDFEAMFESATNESIKYFGRGEVFIEKYVQNPRHIEIQIVADQHGNVLHLGERDCSIQRRHQKVIEITPSPLLNNAVREKLCQISVNAMKKLGYESVGTVEFLVDDKDEIYFIEMNTRVQVEHPVTEMVTGVDIIQRMIQIAAGDTLRYKQDEINFRGYAIEFRINSEDPQKNFMPTVGTVKKYLTPSGPGVRLDTGLYEGYELPTCYDSMIGKLIISALDWEGVVAKARRALDEFHIEGFQTNITLHKAIVRNEAFKAGKFDTGYLDTNLDTFTFNTKSDVANEDEKFLELTAMIQELKENKLVSLQNNFTLY; this comes from the coding sequence GAATTATCAGAGCATGTAGAGAACTTGAGATAAAATCAGTTGTCATATTTTCTGAAGCAGATGCGAATGGTTTATGGGTAGCTCGTGCTGATGAGGCTTATCCAATTGTCGGCAATCCAATCGATGCCTATCTAAAATACGAAAAGATACTAGACATAGCAAAAAAAAGTAAGTGTGATGCAATTCACCCAGGATATGGCTTTTTATCTGAAAGTGCAGAGTTTGCTCAAGCCTGTGAAGATAAAGGTTTCATATTTATAGGACCAAAACCTCACCATATACAACTCTTTGGGGATAAAATGGCTTCAAAAGTTGCTATGAAAGATGTAGGAGTACCTGTAGTTGAAGGGACGTCTACACCTGTCATAAATTATAACGACGGGAAAAGAATAGCCCAGGAGATAGGTTATCCCGTAATCATTAAAGCTGCATTTGGCGGTGGCGGTAGAGGTATGAGGATTGTCCATTTTGCCAATGATTTTGAAGCGATGTTTGAATCTGCTACAAACGAATCAATAAAATACTTTGGCAGAGGAGAGGTGTTTATTGAAAAGTATGTACAAAATCCTAGACATATTGAGATTCAAATTGTAGCTGATCAACATGGTAATGTTCTCCATTTAGGGGAGAGAGACTGTTCCATTCAAAGACGTCATCAAAAAGTGATAGAGATTACACCATCACCTCTTTTAAATAATGCTGTAAGAGAGAAACTTTGTCAAATCTCAGTAAATGCGATGAAAAAACTTGGTTACGAAAGTGTCGGTACAGTTGAATTTTTAGTAGATGACAAAGATGAGATATATTTTATAGAGATGAATACTCGTGTACAAGTTGAACATCCCGTTACCGAGATGGTTACAGGCGTTGATATCATACAAAGAATGATACAGATAGCTGCAGGTGACACTCTAAGATATAAACAAGATGAGATAAACTTCCGTGGCTATGCTATTGAATTTAGAATAAACTCTGAAGATCCGCAAAAAAACTTTATGCCTACAGTTGGAACTGTAAAAAAATATCTCACGCCAAGTGGTCCCGGCGTGAGACTAGACACTGGTCTGTATGAAGGGTATGAACTACCGACTTGCTACGATTCGATGATTGGAAAGCTTATAATCTCAGCTTTAGACTGGGAGGGTGTTGTTGCAAAAGCAAGACGTGCATTGGATGAGTTTCACATTGAAGGATTTCAGACAAACATCACTTTACATAAAGCTATTGTGCGTAATGAAGCATTTAAAGCAGGTAAGTTTGATACTGGTTATCTTGATACTAATCTAGATACATTCACATTTAATACTAAAAGTGATGTTGCAAATGAGGATGAAAAATTTTTAGAATTAACAGCAATGATTCAAGAGCTAAAAGAGAATAAACTCGTATCACTGCAAAACAACTTTACACTCTATTAA
- a CDS encoding beta-ketoacyl-ACP synthase III, protein MAYAAFRSIGAYVPEKILTNEDLTKMVDTSDEWITKRTGIKERHIAADSEFTSDLGTKAAEKALERSGISKDEIDMVVCATISPDYFCMPSTATIIATKLGIKNATAFDISAACTGFVYILSIAKAFIEAGMKKNILIIGAEKLSAITDYTDRGTCILFGDGAGAAVISATENKEEAIIDVHTGADGEYADLLMTPNGGSGSAHDSLDQEASSCFMQMKGNETFKVAVRTLTNDVKEILADNNIASDDVVHFVPHQANYRIIKAVGDALKMKDEQVVLTVAKYGNTSGASIPMAINDIYEEGKLKAGELMLLDAFGGGLTWGSALVPFSPLKK, encoded by the coding sequence ATGGCATACGCTGCGTTTCGTTCTATTGGTGCTTATGTTCCAGAGAAAATTTTAACAAATGAAGATCTTACAAAAATGGTAGATACTTCAGATGAATGGATCACAAAAAGAACAGGAATCAAAGAGAGACATATTGCAGCAGATAGCGAGTTTACAAGTGACCTTGGTACTAAAGCAGCTGAGAAAGCTTTAGAGAGAAGCGGTATAAGTAAAGATGAAATCGACATGGTTGTATGTGCGACTATCTCTCCGGATTATTTCTGTATGCCATCAACTGCTACTATCATTGCTACAAAGCTTGGGATTAAAAACGCAACTGCATTTGACATAAGTGCTGCTTGTACAGGTTTTGTATATATCCTTTCAATAGCAAAAGCCTTTATCGAAGCTGGTATGAAGAAAAATATACTTATCATCGGTGCAGAAAAGCTTTCAGCTATTACTGATTACACTGATCGCGGTACTTGTATCTTATTTGGTGACGGTGCTGGTGCTGCAGTTATCTCAGCAACTGAGAATAAGGAAGAAGCTATCATTGATGTGCATACTGGTGCAGACGGTGAATATGCAGACCTTCTTATGACTCCAAACGGGGGAAGCGGTTCAGCTCACGATTCACTTGATCAAGAAGCATCAAGCTGTTTTATGCAGATGAAAGGGAATGAAACTTTCAAAGTTGCAGTAAGAACTCTAACAAATGACGTGAAAGAGATTTTAGCTGACAACAATATTGCAAGTGATGATGTAGTACACTTTGTGCCGCATCAAGCAAACTACCGTATTATTAAAGCGGTTGGTGATGCTTTAAAAATGAAAGATGAACAAGTTGTTCTTACTGTTGCAAAATACGGTAACACTTCTGGTGCATCTATCCCTATGGCTATCAATGATATCTATGAAGAGGGAAAACTAAAAGCGGGTGAGCTTATGCTACTTGATGCTTTTGGTGGGGGATTAACTTGGGGATCAGCTCTAGTCCCATTTTCACCACTTAAAAAATAA